Genomic DNA from Bacteroidota bacterium:
TTTACCGTTGATCAACGCAATCATGGATTATCAGGACACAGTGATGTTTGGGATTACCAAAGTATGGCTGAGGACTTAAATGAATTTATTCAGCAACATCAATTAGAGAATCCTATATTACTTGGCCATAGCATGGGCGGAAAAACCGTGATGTTTTTTGAGTTAATGTACAGCGGTGTAGCTCAAAAAATAATTGTTGCCGACATAGCGCCTCGCGCTTACGAACCACATCACGATGCAGTATTAAAAGCTCTGCATAGCGTAAAATTTGATGTAATTAAAACAAGAAAAGAAGCAGAATCTGTATTAAGCGAGCATATTGATGATTTTGGCACAAAACAGTTTTTACTCAAAAACATTTATTGGCGTGATTCTGAAAATAACTTAATGGATTGGCGTTTTAATTTAAAAACCATTTCTAAAGAATACGATAACATCAGTGTTGCCATTCCGGAAGGGTTCAGCGATGTACCAACACTTTTTGTAAAGGGAGAAAAATCAAATTATATAACCGAGAAGGATTTAACTGATATTAAATCTCATTTTCCGAATTATGAATTAAGCGAAATTAAAGATGCCGGTCATTGGGTTCACGCCGAAAAACCAAATGATTTCTTTGATGTAGTGATGAATTTTATAAAAGCTTAAGCTCCTCGAGTAAATCGGATATTTCTCTGTTTTTCTCTAGTAAAAACGCATTGATTCCGCACTCCCCCGCTCCTTTCACATGTTGTGGAGAATCGTCAATGAAAATTGTTTCCGAAGCTTTCAAATGATTGTCGCGCAAAACATGTTCGAAGATTTCGGCATCAGGTTTACGCATGCCTATCCGGCACGAATAATAGACTTTATCGAAGTAGTCGTTAAAATTTTTTATGCCGTAATTATGCTCTAATTCCCTTTCAAAAGCTTCGATGTGCGGTTCACAAGTATTACTTAATAAGTAGGTGTTGTAATTGTGCTTCATGGTCACCAAAGTATCCAAACGATGTTCCGGCACATCGAGCAACATGGCATTCCACGCTTTCAATAATTTATCGTGCGAACCATCAAATTGAATTTGTTTAGCGATTTCTTTGAAAAAATCTTTTTCGGAAATCTCACCTTTATCAATGGCATTAAATAAATCGGTTTGTTGCTTCTGAGTATAAATTTGTTCGAACGGTATTTTACTGAGCTTATTGAATTCAGCTATAGTTTTGTTTACATCAAGGTTTATTATCACCCCGCCTAAATCAAAAATCACGTTTTTTATCCCTTGCATAAATAATTTGTAATATCTTTACAAATATCTATTTTTGCAATCCGTTTCGCAAGAAACCATTCAAAAAACCGGAATTTTGCTCTCCCGATAGTTATCGGGACTTCAGCCGGTTAGAGCATCAGACTCTCCCGATAGCTATCGGGACTGAGGGTGCAGAAAAGAAAAAAATGTTCTTTAAAATATAAATTAATTAAAGGGCCCATAGCTCATTCGGTTAGAGCAACAGACTCATAATCTGTGGGTGCTTGGTTCGATCCCAAGTGGGCCCACCATTTAAACCCTGAAGTAAACAATACTTAGGGGTTTTGTTTTTATAGATGAAATGCTGTTACATTCTATTTAGCGAAAAACTTAATCGATTTTACATTGGTGTTTGTCAAGACGACCTTAATGAACGCATTCTAAAACACAACAATCACACTTACGGCAATCATCGGTTTACCGCTAAAGCAAGTGATTGGATATTGTTTTTTTTAATTGATTGCGAATCTTACTCGCAAGCCGTTAAAATTGAAAAGCACATAAAGGCCATGAAGAGTCGTGTGTACATAAGGAATTTAGCCAAATATCCCGATATCAGTCTGCAACTTTTGAATAAGTTTAAAGACTAAAAGATATTACCGAAATTTCAAGAATCTTTCCATCTTATTAATACACAGATAAGAGCACCAAGAAAAGTAAGCCTGATTTTTTAATCAGGCTTTTTCATTTACATACGTATTAACAATTATCGTCTCTCTTTCATTTATTTATTATATTTATTCAATACAAATTTCGATGCAAAAAACATACGACGTAGTGATAATGGGTGGCGGGCTTGCAGGCCTTTGCTTATCTATTCAGTTGAAAAAATCTAAACCCGATATCAGTATTTTGGTATTGGAAAAACGCGAAACAGAAGCACCAAAAG
This window encodes:
- a CDS encoding alpha/beta fold hydrolase, which produces MELAYKEYGTGTPLIILHGLFGQSDNWNTLAKRFGEQGFRVFTVDQRNHGLSGHSDVWDYQSMAEDLNEFIQQHQLENPILLGHSMGGKTVMFFELMYSGVAQKIIVADIAPRAYEPHHDAVLKALHSVKFDVIKTRKEAESVLSEHIDDFGTKQFLLKNIYWRDSENNLMDWRFNLKTISKEYDNISVAIPEGFSDVPTLFVKGEKSNYITEKDLTDIKSHFPNYELSEIKDAGHWVHAEKPNDFFDVVMNFIKA
- a CDS encoding HAD family phosphatase, which gives rise to MQGIKNVIFDLGGVIINLDVNKTIAEFNKLSKIPFEQIYTQKQQTDLFNAIDKGEISEKDFFKEIAKQIQFDGSHDKLLKAWNAMLLDVPEHRLDTLVTMKHNYNTYLLSNTCEPHIEAFERELEHNYGIKNFNDYFDKVYYSCRIGMRKPDAEIFEHVLRDNHLKASETIFIDDSPQHVKGAGECGINAFLLEKNREISDLLEELKLL
- a CDS encoding GIY-YIG nuclease family protein encodes the protein MKCCYILFSEKLNRFYIGVCQDDLNERILKHNNHTYGNHRFTAKASDWILFFLIDCESYSQAVKIEKHIKAMKSRVYIRNLAKYPDISLQLLNKFKD